GGGCAACTCTGCCGTACCAAAAAATATACGGTTCGGAAGACCCTTTGTCAATATCCCTGCGAAACTATTTTTGCGGCTGGCAGGCGGCGCCTTCCCCCTTTACTACTGCACCAGTTCCCGCGTATCGCGGGCGATGACCAGTTCCTCGTTGGTCAAGATCACCATTAGGCGGACGCCCTCGTCCGATATGCAGGTGACTTCCGGCCTGCCTGCAGCCCCCCCCATTATCCCTTTCTCACCTGCCTACTTCCCTCGCCCGCCTCACTCCGAACCATATATTGAAAAGGCACAAAAATGAGTCTGTTGAAGAAGTCCCGGCATCATTCCGGCGCAAGCCGGAATCCAGACTGGATGCTGACTTTCGTCAGCATGATGCGTGCTTAAGGCAAGCCTTGCTCTGGCTTTTGTCAACAGACTCAGAATGATAGTATCAGTGGGACGGACATTCATGTCCGTAATTTGGACCGGCAGGAATGCCGGTCCTACTGATGAGTACCACTATCATTTGCACCCATTACTATGTGCGTCATTTCACATAATCTATAGAACGACTGGAGGACCTTTGCCATAAACACTCCCGGCATCACTTGGAACACATCTTGCTACAATACGATAAGAATATCTGAAATTAGTCGCCTCACGCAAGTCCTCGTTAAGAATGCAACCGAGTGGTCGCATCGCCGGACTTGACGGCGCCTGACGACATCGTTCTTCGCTCATTCTATATTGGAGTCATCATGTCCGACAAACGCGCCGATCTCGCCGGACCCGGCATCGGCAACTACACCGACCTCGAAAGGGTCCTGCCTCGCGACTATGCGTCGCTCCTCGACCGCCGCGAGACCATGCACGCCCTTTACGACCTGAAGGGCTTCATCGAGGAGAATCTCTGCAAGGAACTAAACCTGATGATGGTCCAGGTGCCGCTGATCGTCGATGTCGAAGCGGGTGTCAACGACATGCTCGACCGCGACGGCTCGCGCACCCCCATCCAGTTCCACATCAACAACGACTACAACCAGCATCCGATCGACGCGCAGGTCGTGCAAGCCGCAACCAAGTGGAAGCGCGTCGCGTTGAAGCAGTTCGGCTGCAAGGTCGGCGAAGGCATCTGCACCGATATGCGCGCCGTCCGCAAGGACTACTTCCTCGATCACGACCATTCCTGTTACGTCGACCAGTGGGACTGGGAGCGCGTCATCATCGCAGGTGACCGCAATCTGGAGTTTCTGAAAGGGATCGTCCGCGGCATTTGGAAGGTGTTGAAGGGCTCGGAGGAGTTCATTCTCGGCAAGTATCCGAAACTGAACTCCAGGAAGTATCCCAACCTGCCGGATGAACTGGTCTTCCTCCAGGCCGAGGAGATCCTCGAGATGTTCCCCGACCTGCCCCGCAAACAGCGCGAGACGCAGGTCTTGCAGATGTATCCGGCGGTTTTCATCATCGGCATCGGCTGGCCGCTCGCCGACGGCTACCCGCACGAAATGCGCGCCGCCGACTACGACGACTGGGTCACGCCAACCCGCGAGCAGACGGGCAAGGATACGCACGGCTTAAACGGCGACATCCTGGTCTGGAATCCGGTGACGCACCGTCGTCATGAACTAACCTCGATGGGCATCCGGGTCAACGCCGAAACGTTGAAGATGCAACTCGAGATGGCGCATCAACTCGACTTCCTGAAGACGCCCTACCATCAAGGGATCGTAACCGGCGAACTGCCGCTCTCGATCGGTGGCGGCATCGGCCAGTCGCGCACAATGATGCTGCTCTTGAAGAAGGCGCATCTGGGCGAGGTCTCGGTTACAGTCTGGCCGCAGATTCTGAAGGACATCTGCGCCAAGCACAACATCTACGTGCTCGAATAGTCTTCCTGGGAGCAGAAAACGAGTGAGGGGCAGGTCATTCCAACCTGCCCCTCACTC
The nucleotide sequence above comes from Calditrichota bacterium. Encoded proteins:
- a CDS encoding aspartate--ammonia ligase — encoded protein: MSDKRADLAGPGIGNYTDLERVLPRDYASLLDRRETMHALYDLKGFIEENLCKELNLMMVQVPLIVDVEAGVNDMLDRDGSRTPIQFHINNDYNQHPIDAQVVQAATKWKRVALKQFGCKVGEGICTDMRAVRKDYFLDHDHSCYVDQWDWERVIIAGDRNLEFLKGIVRGIWKVLKGSEEFILGKYPKLNSRKYPNLPDELVFLQAEEILEMFPDLPRKQRETQVLQMYPAVFIIGIGWPLADGYPHEMRAADYDDWVTPTREQTGKDTHGLNGDILVWNPVTHRRHELTSMGIRVNAETLKMQLEMAHQLDFLKTPYHQGIVTGELPLSIGGGIGQSRTMMLLLKKAHLGEVSVTVWPQILKDICAKHNIYVLE